A genomic region of Nymphaea colorata isolate Beijing-Zhang1983 chromosome 2, ASM883128v2, whole genome shotgun sequence contains the following coding sequences:
- the LOC116246963 gene encoding cysteine-rich repeat secretory protein 38-like → MPFESFNSSSCCAATFSSVGVPEQSKYVLSVEDKLRENFYIYSSCFTSDGFFPTYRQNLEQLFCSLVDAFPSGGLDNTSIGKAPNTAYGLTLFRGDASADICSNCTAIAAETIKAKCPNSRSAMIWHSSSLLRFSDTRFFGTIGESEKAGGDFVDSLARNAASNPKMYSTRVQRQGNYTSYGMAQCTRDLTVNRNTSSVLLER, encoded by the coding sequence ATGCCTTTCGAATCTTTTAACTCTTCTTCTTGCTGTGCTGCAACATTCTCCTCCGTTGGTGTACCCGAGCaatcaaaatatgttttgagcGTTGAAGATAAACTGAGAGAAAACTTCTACATCTACAGTTCGTGCTTTACAAGCGATGGATTTTTCCCCACCTACAGGCAAAACTTGGAGCAGCTATTTTGCTCCCTGGTCGACGCCTTTCCCTCCGGTGGCTTGGATAACACCTCCATTGGCAAAGCCCCAAACACGGCCTATGGGCTTACGCTCTTTCGCGGTGACGCCTCTGCCGATATATGCTCGAACTGCACAGCTATCGCCGCCGAGACGATCAAGGCCAAATGCCCAAATAGCAGGTCCGCCATGATATGGCACTCGTCCAGCTTACTTCGTTTCTCCGATACGCGATTCTTCGGGACCATTGGTGAGAGCGAGAAGGCCGGCGGAGATTTTGTGGACTCATTAGCGAGGAACGCTGCTAGTAACCCGAAGATGTACTCTACAAGGGTACAGCGGCAGGGCAACTATACCAGCTATGGAATGGCGCAGTGCACCAGAGACCTTACTGTTAACAGAAACACCAGCTCTGTATtacttgagagatga